The sequence ttattaaagtattatagAATTTGTTGAATTAATGCAGGTCTTGTCTATACAACAACAGTGTACTCTGATAATTCCTGTCAAGGtccaaaaggacaaaaacactGTAACAATTTTATTTCCTGAAAATCTTATTTTCTCTCGTCCTCTCTGTTTTCCTATTTATAGCTTGACATACATGATCACAATGAACCGTAAGTGTCACTGTATTGAAAGTTATTGTGTTaagattctttagattatttcttttgtgttcacTGGAAGAAATAAACGCAGagattttgaatgacatgaggaagGCTACACCCTCTACTacaatgaatattattattaccCTGCCCGGCCACTTCTTCTTAGTTCCATATCCTTTTCACACTCTGGTAAGGCAGAGAGACTCCATCATTTAACCtactatttaaagtaaataataaagatacagtCTGTAGTCAGTTACCTAACCAAAACATACCTAACTGATAAATTCATAAGATTGTtgcgagatttttttttttctgagaatttattttcttttgactGTCTGTCAGTGTaaattgaatattatattattatttttaataatcaaaataatgtgctatatttatatgcaatatacattttagtattcatttttacttgcataggcaattaaaatatgattttgttgAAATAAGCAGAATTTATTGATTTAAGCAGTCACATTACAGGGACATTTCATGATTCACATCAGTGGgatgtttatcacattgataaCATTTAAGGCATTTACATTAGGCATAATATTTAAGCTTACAAAAGGTTCTTGTGATCAGCAATTTGTAAGATTGTAATTTACAAATATGTTTATCTGCTAAAAATGATCTGTGCATCTCAAAAATGCAtcttaaacaaatacaaacaacatGATACAAGTACCGTGATCAGTGAACCAGTAGAGAGAACACAGCAGTGATGTAAAAACTTGGAGGTCAGAAGGTTGAATATCAGCCGGCATGTGCATATTGGGAGTTATGCAtgtgtgaatttaatttttggAGCTTCCACCCAAAATCATAAGTATGTAGAGGAATATCATAATGATATCCAGGTAGATAAttaaggcagcatagatgtactCTTCAGGATCAAGGCTGTATGTTTGTCTGCCCATCACCAGCTGACAGTCCACTGCCAGAAACTacatgagagaaagagaaacattgGTAACAGTGAGACACAAATTACATCATACTTTCTTAAGTGGTcagtattattaaatgttaatcatGCTTTACCAAGGCATAAAGAAGAGCTCCCAGACATCCATAGACAATTTGCAGAACACTGGAGTAGAAGAAGATGCTGAAGAATCCAAACATGAGTAAGTCGACGGACAGTATGAGCAGAATACCATTACAAACTGTGAAGTCCAAGCGAGTCTGAAAGGATCACAACAAAGGAAATGAGTTTAGAGGTCGCAGAGCAATTATATAAAGTCAGGTTATGCTTTTCTGAATAAGTCTTTCAGGgtttattttatctaaagcaCTGAGGTAATTCAGTGCTTTAAATTACATATAACTAATTTCAACTTAAAATTAGCTGATGTCAGATTAGTGTTATTTATTGAGAGACTGAACATACCTGGGCAGAGAATATGATGATGGTGAATGAGATGACCAGAGTTGATCCTAAAGCGATGATTACAGCACTTGTGTCATGATATGAGGCTACAGTTCCCACCATGTAGGACAGACTCAGTGTAACCATTGACTGCAGGCAATAATAGGGCATGTTAGACCTATTATATGAAGCTATCAAGGCATAGCCtatataacattaataacattGCATTTTGATTTCTGATCAAGACTTAGAAATGCCAAATGAAACACATAAGTACACAAACAATCCTTTATGAACAAGTAATTTGTCAagccatttttaataaataaaataaattattagaaataatttgactttacaaatgtatttatttctagctcacaattttaaaacattacataaaatgcaATAGACAAATGTACAAATAAGAGGTCTGAAACACAGTCGCGTGTCGTCTATATACTTATATGTTATTAactgtaaaatgttatataaaagtcTTTGAGAATGGttcatttttcattcatgcaAGTATCCTGTTAAGCATGCACCCAGTCGAGCAAGCAAGCATAAAAGAGATGTAGGAAGGCCCTTATATATGGAAATGTTTAAGCACGTTTTATACAAATGATTTAGCTGGCATGTGCTCACTTATGTAATAATTcggattaattttctttttctatgcACATTTTCTGTGCACATAAATAGGTACAATAGGTATGAATTTACAAGTAATTTGGCCCTACTTTTCTATGATCTAATGTAAAAGCTATTCAGGACGTCACAGCTCTTTGGAAAATGCTATTATGATTAGTAATCGGTGCATTTTGTGGTCATTTTCAATAACAAATGTTAAACCCTTTTAATTGACTTTTATCCAACTGACTAGCTATGCTTGTATTTTCATATATCTAGTCAAATTTTTTATCACAAATCAATAATTCATGTCCATTAATTTGGCCGAATAATAAGCAAGATAATGTAGAGTCAGCATTATAACAACCTTTTCACCCTGTTTATTTTTCTGATAATACCTGCTGTACATAATGCTCACATAAACCTTTATATTTAGGCCACTGCACTTACAGAGGAAATACAGACTGCACCAGTCTGTCATGGTCATGAAGAGGAAGTAATCAAGTTACAAAATGCAATGGCTGACTTAAAGGAGGGAGATTCTTTTCTGGGTCAACCTATATATTATAGAATTTCATTAAGTTGTAAATTTTGGGGAAAATTCAGAAGGAACAAAGAGAAGGAACCAACTTGGTTAACTGAAATGTTGCCTTTCAAGCTTAGAGTGTTTCAGCCAGTTTTCAAGCTACTCCTTTATACAGAATATGAAGAAGAATCAAGAAAAGTGGTAGTTCCTGTGTCTTAGTGGTAGTGTATtacattagcagcgcaaaaggtcgtgggttcaattcccagggatcaaacatactggtaaaataaaaatgtataacctgaatgcactgtaagtcgctttggataaaaacgtctgctaaatgtaaaagaATAGGGTGCCTACTTTTATCAGTGGCCTTGTTTTAAGAAGTATTTTACCTATTCATTTTTTCATGTAGAAAATTGGACAATAAAGCAAATGAAGCCATGTACTTGAAATACAATCCTGTGACACATTGcaaatgacaatgaaaaaatattgaacaattcatttaaagatgttgatttatatgtgtatgtataagaGCGTAGGGAAACTCATTTGCAGTGCTTACTggcattaaagtgttttttgctgcaattttctttttttttcagttctctgACTGGTGGAGATATCTTTGCAGAATCACTAGTAAAGTCATTTTTCACTAGGAATTCCTGTGTTGgatggttatttaaaaaatgttgtcttCAACAAAATCATTTACCATCGAATAACAACATTGAAAATCAGTTACCCTATAGAGaaaattaatgtgatttttacttCTGGGACCCGATTGTTGCACTCTATTTTGATAGAAAAGTTCATAATCTCCTAACTGTAGGCGGCTACAGTATGTGTCtatgtaatgtacagtatgaagagACATAttaacacacagacactcacCAGTCCCAGCAGGTTCCAGGGATGTGTGCGACTGAATTTGGAGAACACAGAAAGACATGTGCCCACTACTACAAAGATGATGTAAGAACTGATGTACACCCAGATGTTACCCTGAACCGCTGCCTTGACTGTGTTTGAGAAGGTGAACACACAGACGACAGTGAACGTGACTAGTAACTGAATTGTTACCACACTGAACACCTGTGTGGGTAGAAAGAGATTGGAAATGACAATGAGGACCAGCATTCAGAGCAATCAAGATATTTACGATGGCATGCAAATCACAGAAATTCTCACCTTTCTGATAAACGCTTTCCGAACAGTATCATCCTCAAATGATGATACAAACACCTGACCTTCCTCAGGTGGATATACggctaataaaaaagaaaaatgttattactGTGATGACATTCATGTCATTAGAtggttattttggttttgttgtaattttaagtaaatgttaGATGGATAATTCAGTGAAATAAAACACCTGCTGGGTCTGGATCCGATTCTTCTGTTTTGCTGATGCCAGTCTCTTCTGGTGGCAGGTTGGGTGGGATGAAGCTGACTGGCACAGGAACGGGTTCAGGGTACATGACCGGCCCCGTAGGATAAGGAGGAGGCATGTATGGAGGTGGGGCATACATTGGTGCTGTTCCTGCATGGCTGGGGTCATACTCAGGCACAGGTTTTTGGCTCTCTATATCCGTCATCCTAAACAAGATGTGGTTAGTTTAGATTGATTTGTCAGAATGTCAAAATAACAGGAAAAGATTTTTCCACTTTGGGGTGGACTTTTATGAGTCAAAGAAAAAATACCACACAGTGCACAGGAAATGGTGGGGTCTGCAATGTTTGTTTGCTATTGTGTGGTTTGTTATAGTTCTGTTATATATCTTATAGTtaacttaaaacaaaatgtaaaaatgtccagttttttaaGCTTAAGAAGGGAATAGGATCATagtaacatttttacaatttcctTCTTAACTAAGAAGTTTATACACAATCTGTTTAGCTTTTGCAAAAGTATAATAgtacacttttattaaaaataaatgtatcattaatatttttaaagtggaagatatatattagatatatatatttaagtgttGCATAGTGCAAGCTTTAAGACTGCATATGCTAAGCTGCatatttgtgtattgttttaCTTTTCACCTAAATCTGTAGCATTGCCGTTCAT is a genomic window of Cyprinus carpio isolate SPL01 chromosome B2, ASM1834038v1, whole genome shotgun sequence containing:
- the si:ch211-284o19.8 gene encoding protein lifeguard 1 is translated as MTDIESQKPVPEYDPSHAGTAPMYAPPPYMPPPYPTGPVMYPEPVPVPVSFIPPNLPPEETGISKTEESDPDPAAVYPPEEGQVFVSSFEDDTVRKAFIRKVFSVVTIQLLVTFTVVCVFTFSNTVKAAVQGNIWVYISSYIIFVVVGTCLSVFSKFSRTHPWNLLGLSMVTLSLSYMVGTVASYHDTSAVIIALGSTLVISFTIIIFSAQTRLDFTVCNGILLILSVDLLMFGFFSIFFYSSVLQIVYGCLGALLYALFLAVDCQLVMGRQTYSLDPEEYIYAALIIYLDIIMIFLYILMILGGSSKN